One segment of Natronosalvus halobius DNA contains the following:
- a CDS encoding CocE/NonD family hydrolase codes for MSRQPVDRRSVLKASGVLAGASVLGLLGSASVAATDGIETTSGETEPRYDLGDPESHSIEVEFTFENRDGEGVTESPSLYGEVIRPVDASGEPVSDVPVILTYSPYNDLYQALNGGESPARDAIADFFVPRGYARAQFDLIGTRNSGGYYDYGGIRERLSGRELIDALGEADWTNGNIGMIGGSYDGTTQLAAAIEAPEHLQAIVPQVAIDRWYDYRFHGACPWDTYGTPTLFDFGFGLIPPAAVEYPEELLDSLTTRVEPSNRLEHEIRSYEYDPNYDEFWIERDYRRRAADVECPVMMEAGWEDRNVKRWGSTRFYEALPDDHPKRLVVGDWGHAAGQYPDSPALYHAWFDHWLVDGVETDVMDLPPVDVQSASSPRTQFDVWPPAAAEKTAFPLVRDDPAAGELELLGTGVSSFEDASPPVDEDGMFAERSSGPDHLMFESPRLEESVRVAGHVTADLLVASSDDTWFTTVVYERRPDDSTRIFARGFWNSRFRDGIDDESPTPTDGAYRVPVACWDIDWTLEAGSRLGVAVASDNADWVRHDPDNESTNQVVLSESCLRFDGIAEGLDAPTFPTATLSREQDSSAYTAGQTARIDLTVDSTTEATLVRDRLPDGWTVVGGDDHSVTEVEGSTYVEFDDPLEAGDSVRYYAEVPTETGEHEFGPLEYSASGDLWASADGTAASVTVIGLDTSL; via the coding sequence ATGTCACGGCAGCCAGTCGATCGGCGATCGGTTCTGAAAGCGTCCGGCGTCCTCGCCGGGGCGAGCGTGCTCGGTCTGCTCGGGTCCGCGTCCGTCGCGGCGACGGACGGGATCGAAACCACCAGCGGGGAGACCGAACCACGCTACGACCTCGGCGACCCCGAGTCCCACTCCATCGAGGTCGAGTTCACCTTCGAAAATCGCGACGGCGAAGGGGTGACGGAGTCGCCATCGCTGTACGGCGAGGTTATCCGTCCCGTCGACGCAAGCGGTGAGCCCGTTTCCGACGTTCCGGTGATCCTCACCTACTCGCCGTACAACGACCTGTATCAGGCGCTCAACGGTGGCGAGAGTCCCGCGAGAGACGCCATTGCCGACTTCTTCGTGCCGCGTGGCTACGCTCGCGCCCAGTTCGACCTCATCGGGACGCGCAACTCCGGGGGCTACTACGACTACGGCGGCATCCGCGAGCGCCTCAGCGGGCGGGAACTGATCGATGCGCTCGGCGAGGCGGACTGGACCAACGGGAACATTGGAATGATCGGGGGCTCTTACGACGGGACGACCCAGCTGGCGGCCGCTATCGAGGCTCCCGAACACCTGCAAGCAATCGTCCCGCAGGTCGCCATCGACCGCTGGTACGACTACCGGTTCCACGGCGCCTGTCCGTGGGACACCTACGGGACGCCGACGCTGTTCGACTTCGGCTTCGGGCTCATCCCGCCGGCAGCGGTCGAGTATCCCGAGGAACTGCTCGACTCGCTCACGACTCGCGTCGAGCCCAGCAACCGGCTCGAGCACGAGATCCGATCCTACGAGTACGATCCCAATTACGACGAGTTCTGGATCGAGCGCGACTACCGCCGACGCGCCGCGGACGTCGAGTGTCCCGTGATGATGGAAGCCGGCTGGGAGGACCGCAACGTCAAGCGCTGGGGATCGACCCGGTTCTACGAGGCGCTCCCCGACGACCACCCGAAACGGCTCGTCGTCGGCGACTGGGGTCACGCCGCCGGGCAGTACCCCGATAGTCCGGCGCTGTATCACGCCTGGTTCGACCACTGGCTGGTCGACGGCGTCGAGACCGACGTGATGGACCTCCCGCCGGTCGACGTCCAGTCGGCGTCCTCACCGCGGACGCAGTTCGACGTCTGGCCGCCGGCTGCCGCCGAGAAGACGGCGTTCCCGCTCGTCCGCGACGACCCCGCAGCGGGCGAACTCGAGTTGCTGGGGACCGGCGTCTCGAGTTTCGAGGACGCCTCGCCGCCCGTGGACGAAGACGGGATGTTCGCCGAGCGATCCTCTGGACCCGACCACCTCATGTTCGAGAGCCCGCGCCTCGAGGAGTCGGTGCGAGTCGCCGGGCACGTCACGGCGGACCTCCTGGTCGCCTCGAGCGACGACACCTGGTTCACGACTGTCGTCTACGAGCGCCGACCCGACGACAGCACCCGGATCTTCGCCCGAGGCTTCTGGAACTCGCGGTTCCGCGACGGAATCGACGACGAGTCCCCGACGCCGACGGACGGCGCCTACCGCGTCCCGGTCGCGTGCTGGGACATCGACTGGACGCTCGAGGCCGGGTCGCGACTCGGCGTCGCCGTCGCCTCGGACAACGCCGACTGGGTCAGACACGACCCCGACAACGAGTCGACGAACCAGGTCGTCCTCTCGGAGTCGTGTCTTCGGTTCGACGGCATCGCCGAGGGCCTCGACGCGCCGACGTTCCCCACCGCGACCCTCTCGCGTGAGCAAGATTCGTCGGCCTACACCGCCGGCCAGACGGCCAGGATCGACCTCACCGTCGACTCGACGACGGAGGCGACCCTGGTTCGCGACCGCCTCCCCGATGGCTGGACGGTGGTAGGCGGCGACGACCACTCGGTCACCGAGGTCGAGGGGTCGACCTACGTCGAGTTCGACGACCCGCTCGAGGCAGGCGACTCGGTGCGTTACTACGCGGAGGTTCCCACAGAGACGGGCGAGCACGAGTTCGGGCCACTCGAGTACAGCGCGAGTGGCGACCTCTGGGCGAGCGCGGACGGGACCGCGGCGTCGGTCACCGTGATTGGTCTCGACACGTCCCTCTAA
- a CDS encoding ATP-binding protein — MSTPALEVVEFLLTASIYSNDRSLDENDLPPAIRRVFWTGAAGGTDDDTDDASDTGDAASTGAGSGRGRRHRGGISRPLSATNTTIREATGVDRPWNAVSDLMFTERDDFSGSISLTEDDLAERWYLERTDADRIQANPTLAKHFEGREGLDGDVDYEAAREQNRPIQADRVWIDGLLQEYFEDEEDEEMLDLVEVRAPEEVDVTLDDLVLTSDQESEIEKIAKAIEHRDYLAQIGLREIGKLLFVGPPGTGKTSTARALAHDMDLPFVEVKLSMITSQYLGETAKNVDKTFEVAKRLSPCILFIDEFDFVAKTRRSDEHAALKRAVNTLLKSIDNVSLIQDDVLLIGATNHPDQLDAAAWRRFDEIVNFPKPDTGMRSDILRVITRAMDIDEFDPDAVADATEGMTGSDLRMVMREAVLEALTENRTTLTQKDLLEAVQDFEERDNLKNMDMIDGDHEALVAGGDLGAASDGGHSHDHDHGHDHNH, encoded by the coding sequence ATGAGTACTCCGGCGCTCGAGGTCGTCGAGTTCCTGCTCACGGCGAGCATCTACTCGAACGACCGTTCTCTCGACGAAAACGACCTCCCGCCGGCGATCCGCCGGGTCTTCTGGACGGGCGCCGCTGGTGGGACCGACGACGACACCGACGACGCGTCCGATACAGGCGACGCCGCGAGCACTGGCGCGGGTTCCGGCCGCGGACGACGCCATCGCGGCGGCATCTCTCGCCCGCTGTCGGCGACCAACACGACCATCCGGGAGGCCACCGGCGTCGACCGCCCGTGGAACGCCGTCAGCGACCTCATGTTCACCGAGCGCGACGACTTCTCGGGGTCGATCTCGCTCACCGAAGACGACCTCGCGGAACGGTGGTACCTCGAGCGAACCGACGCCGACCGCATCCAGGCGAACCCGACGCTCGCGAAGCACTTCGAGGGGCGCGAGGGGCTCGATGGCGACGTGGACTACGAAGCTGCCCGCGAGCAGAACCGACCGATCCAGGCCGACCGGGTGTGGATCGACGGCCTCCTCCAGGAGTACTTCGAGGACGAAGAGGACGAGGAGATGCTCGACCTCGTGGAAGTGCGCGCCCCCGAGGAGGTCGACGTCACTCTCGACGACCTGGTGTTGACGTCGGACCAGGAGTCCGAAATCGAGAAGATCGCCAAGGCGATCGAACACCGCGACTACCTCGCCCAGATCGGCCTGCGCGAGATCGGTAAACTGCTGTTCGTCGGCCCGCCGGGCACCGGGAAGACGTCGACGGCCCGCGCGCTGGCTCACGACATGGACCTGCCGTTCGTCGAGGTCAAACTCTCGATGATCACCAGCCAGTACCTCGGCGAGACGGCCAAGAACGTCGACAAGACGTTCGAGGTGGCAAAGCGACTCTCACCCTGTATCCTGTTCATCGACGAGTTCGATTTCGTCGCCAAGACCCGCCGCAGCGACGAACACGCTGCGCTCAAGCGGGCGGTCAACACCCTGCTCAAGAGTATCGACAACGTTTCGCTCATCCAGGACGACGTCCTCCTGATCGGGGCGACGAACCACCCCGACCAGCTCGACGCCGCGGCGTGGCGGCGCTTCGACGAAATCGTCAACTTCCCCAAACCCGACACGGGGATGCGCTCGGACATCCTGCGGGTCATCACCCGCGCGATGGACATCGACGAGTTCGACCCCGACGCCGTCGCCGACGCGACCGAGGGGATGACCGGGAGTGATCTCCGGATGGTCATGCGGGAGGCTGTCCTCGAGGCCCTGACCGAGAACCGGACGACGCTTACACAGAAGGACCTCCTCGAGGCCGTCCAGGACTTCGAGGAGCGAGACAACCTGAAGAACATGGATATGATCGACGGCGATCACGAGGCGCTGGTCGCCGGCGGAGATCTAGGGGCGGCGAGCGACGGGGGGCACTCGCACGATCACGATCACGGTCACGACCACAACCACTGA
- a CDS encoding MBL fold metallo-hydrolase, whose translation MEVTLLGTGDTTGTPTVGCDCETCRLAEERDVERTRFSVHIENERTGECLLIDASPDFRYQFLRDEVSLPDAAIITHIHFDHLDGLGNVFRLLRHLDVYAADETDPETGKTVAETVDADYHYLDAVTVHPRTPLEPFSTCGLEVTLVPVVHPPLVCYGLAVEDPETGAKLSITGDTSYAIPDDSRAVLADPNLLLAEAIVPAHLAEKHPIGGRHEGPDGIPRTFGTKHMTREGALALADELAAERTRLVHLAHFYPAEEAFEEPLAVDGERYSL comes from the coding sequence GTGGAGGTCACGTTGCTCGGTACCGGAGACACCACCGGGACGCCCACCGTCGGCTGTGACTGCGAGACCTGCCGGCTGGCCGAAGAACGTGACGTCGAGCGCACCCGATTCTCGGTCCACATCGAAAACGAGCGAACGGGCGAGTGCCTCCTGATCGACGCCAGCCCCGACTTTCGCTATCAGTTCCTCCGTGACGAGGTCTCCCTTCCCGACGCGGCGATCATCACGCACATTCACTTCGATCACCTCGACGGTCTGGGCAACGTCTTCCGCTTGCTCCGTCACCTGGACGTCTACGCGGCTGACGAGACCGACCCCGAGACCGGGAAGACCGTCGCCGAGACCGTGGACGCGGACTACCACTACCTCGACGCGGTGACGGTCCACCCGCGGACGCCGCTCGAGCCCTTTTCGACCTGCGGACTCGAGGTCACGCTGGTTCCGGTCGTCCACCCGCCGCTGGTCTGTTACGGGCTGGCGGTCGAGGACCCGGAGACAGGCGCGAAGCTGTCGATCACAGGCGACACCAGCTACGCGATTCCGGACGACTCGCGGGCCGTTCTCGCCGACCCCAACCTCCTGCTCGCGGAGGCCATCGTTCCGGCGCACCTCGCCGAGAAACACCCAATCGGTGGCCGCCACGAAGGGCCCGACGGGATTCCGCGGACGTTCGGCACGAAGCACATGACGCGCGAGGGAGCGCTCGCGCTGGCCGACGAACTCGCGGCCGAGCGCACGCGGCTGGTGCACCTCGCACACTTCTACCCGGCGGAGGAGGCCTTCGAGGAGCCGTTGGCGGTGGACGGGGAGCGATACTCGCTGTAG
- the mptA gene encoding GTP cyclohydrolase MptA produces MSHQLPDVQASAPDVTVGLSQVGVTGVEKLVKIAREDKRPLVFTAEFEVFVDLPAWRKGADMSRNMEVIDETLEEATREEAYRVEDVCGDAAERLLEKHDYTSRAEVSMEAEFMRREQTPASDRETQHTVDVIASATATEEGTREEVGARVVGMTVCPCSQGMSVARAKQKLEDLDVPEAKITEFLDEVPQPGHSQRGHATLTIESEGAPDVDLNDVIDVARDSMSAHIYNLAKRPDEDHMTYEAHSDAKFVEDCVRAMAEGVLEQFGHLPDGAVVRMSQSNDESIHQHNAHAERVVDFATLRAEANGDGQ; encoded by the coding sequence ATGAGTCACCAGTTGCCCGACGTCCAGGCGAGCGCGCCCGACGTCACCGTCGGACTGAGCCAGGTCGGCGTCACCGGCGTCGAGAAACTCGTCAAGATCGCCCGCGAGGACAAACGCCCGCTCGTGTTCACGGCGGAGTTCGAGGTCTTCGTCGATCTCCCCGCCTGGCGCAAGGGCGCGGACATGAGTCGCAACATGGAGGTCATCGACGAGACCCTCGAGGAGGCCACCCGCGAGGAGGCCTACCGCGTCGAGGACGTCTGCGGCGACGCTGCCGAGCGCCTGCTCGAGAAACACGACTACACCTCTCGTGCGGAGGTCTCGATGGAAGCCGAGTTCATGCGCCGCGAACAGACGCCGGCGAGCGACCGCGAGACCCAGCACACCGTCGACGTCATCGCCTCCGCGACGGCCACCGAGGAGGGAACCCGCGAGGAGGTCGGCGCCCGCGTCGTCGGCATGACCGTCTGCCCGTGCTCCCAGGGCATGTCCGTCGCGCGGGCGAAGCAGAAACTCGAGGACCTCGATGTGCCCGAGGCAAAGATCACGGAGTTCTTAGACGAGGTGCCCCAGCCTGGCCACTCCCAGCGCGGGCACGCGACGCTCACGATCGAATCCGAGGGTGCCCCGGACGTGGACCTGAACGACGTCATCGACGTCGCCCGAGATTCGATGAGCGCGCACATCTACAATCTCGCGAAGCGCCCCGACGAGGACCACATGACCTACGAGGCCCACAGCGACGCGAAGTTCGTCGAGGACTGCGTCCGCGCGATGGCCGAGGGCGTCCTCGAGCAGTTCGGCCACCTGCCGGACGGCGCGGTCGTCCGCATGTCCCAGTCGAACGACGAGTCGATCCACCAGCACAACGCACACGCCGAGCGCGTCGTCGACTTCGCGACCCTGCGAGCGGAAGCGAACGGCGACGGTCAGTAG
- a CDS encoding FAD-binding oxidoreductase has protein sequence MTITTREGVTTTFPEETIETFHRRLRGPLLSPADPEFEEATSLWNGMIEKTPAIVVQPTGTADVVTAVEFAREHDLSLSVKGGGHNIAGTALVDGGLTIDMSRLRGVIVDPEARTATAQAGCLIGDVDHETQLHGLATPLGFVSETGLAGLTLGGGFGYLTRRFGWTVDNLLEVEIVTADGRVRRASREVNADLFWAIRGAGHNFGIVTSFTFQLHEVGPTVYGGLIAWPFERAGEILKAYREITAEAPRVLTAFLIIRRAPPAPFVPEDWHGKRICAMTVCYSGDVDEVDEALAPIRALENPVVDLLQEQPYTQLQSYLDATQPKGNEYYWKTEFAAELSDEFLSTMRELADECPIPGAQLVFAHVAGALNERDDDDGAVGNRDIRFVYGAAGMWEPDEPLSAEYQRWIRDAWERFQPFSTGGNYVNFQTADDDEERVRATYDENFDRLVEAKTTYDPDNVFRSNRNIRPTGTRAR, from the coding sequence ATGACCATCACCACCCGCGAGGGGGTGACGACCACATTCCCCGAGGAGACGATCGAGACGTTTCACCGGCGTTTACGCGGCCCGTTGCTCTCCCCGGCGGATCCGGAGTTCGAGGAAGCGACGAGTCTCTGGAACGGCATGATCGAGAAGACGCCGGCGATCGTCGTCCAACCGACTGGGACGGCTGACGTCGTGACCGCGGTCGAGTTCGCCCGCGAGCACGACCTCTCGCTCTCGGTGAAGGGAGGTGGGCACAACATCGCTGGCACGGCACTGGTCGACGGCGGCCTGACAATCGACATGTCCCGTCTCCGGGGGGTCATCGTCGACCCCGAAGCGCGGACTGCAACGGCCCAGGCTGGTTGTCTCATCGGCGACGTAGACCACGAAACACAGCTTCACGGGCTCGCGACGCCGTTGGGCTTCGTCTCCGAAACTGGACTGGCCGGTCTAACCCTCGGCGGCGGCTTCGGGTACCTGACCCGCCGATTCGGATGGACAGTGGACAATCTGCTCGAAGTCGAAATCGTCACCGCCGACGGCCGGGTCCGACGCGCCAGCCGCGAGGTGAACGCGGATCTCTTCTGGGCCATCCGCGGTGCCGGCCACAACTTTGGTATCGTCACCTCGTTTACGTTCCAGCTGCACGAGGTGGGGCCGACCGTCTACGGCGGACTCATCGCCTGGCCCTTCGAACGAGCTGGCGAGATACTCAAGGCGTACCGGGAGATTACGGCCGAAGCGCCCAGAGTCCTGACGGCGTTCCTGATCATCCGTCGGGCTCCGCCAGCACCGTTCGTTCCCGAGGACTGGCACGGCAAGCGTATCTGCGCCATGACCGTCTGCTACAGCGGTGACGTAGACGAGGTGGACGAGGCCCTCGCCCCGATCCGAGCGCTAGAAAATCCCGTCGTCGATCTCCTTCAAGAGCAGCCATACACGCAACTGCAGTCGTATCTGGACGCGACCCAGCCGAAAGGCAACGAGTACTACTGGAAGACCGAGTTTGCCGCCGAGTTGAGCGACGAGTTTCTCTCGACGATGCGAGAGCTAGCCGACGAGTGCCCCATCCCGGGAGCGCAGTTGGTCTTCGCTCACGTCGCCGGGGCGCTCAACGAGCGCGACGACGACGACGGGGCCGTCGGCAACCGTGACATTCGCTTCGTGTACGGTGCCGCCGGCATGTGGGAGCCGGACGAGCCCCTGTCGGCGGAGTACCAGCGATGGATCCGCGACGCGTGGGAGCGGTTCCAGCCGTTCTCGACCGGCGGGAACTACGTCAACTTCCAGACCGCAGACGACGACGAGGAACGAGTTCGGGCGACGTACGACGAGAACTTCGATCGCCTCGTCGAGGCCAAAACGACGTACGACCCGGACAACGTATTCCGATCGAATCGGAATATCCGTCCAACCGGTACCCGGGCCCGTTGA